From the genome of Alcanivorax sp.:
AAGCCGGTCGGTTTCCTCGCGGAACGTGAGCGGGCCGCTTTGCCGATGGCTGTGCCAGTCATCCATGGCATCCACGTAGGGTTTCTGGTCCAGCCCCTGCAGGGTGACCTGACGACTGTCGCTGACCGCAAAGTAGCTGTGCAAGGCCTGGGACAGCGTTACCGGGTTGACCCCCACATTGTGGTTCACCAGGCTCAGGGTCAGGGCAGTATCCAGGCGGATTTTCAGGCTGGGCTGCACGGCGGGGCAGGCATCGACAAGCTGTGTCGGTTCAGGCTGGAATACCAGCTCTGCCACATCGTCGCTTTGCTGCTGGTCGATGAGCGTCCAGGCAATGGAGCGCACCAGCCCATGGGCGGGAGGATCGTCCAGCGAATACGCCTGCTGCACGGCATCCGGATTAAAGGCCAGCCCGCCAAACCAGGGCCAGCACACCGGCACCCCGCCGCGCACCCCGGCACCCGACACATAGGCGGCCTGTTCACTGAGCCAGATAATGGGCGGCTCGTTATCCAGTCGGTACTCCAGCACCTGGGCGCCCTGTTCGGCGACCACCAGTGCCTGGCCACGGTGCCGAACCTGCCAACAGGCCAGTTCGCCACGGGTGATTGGTGAAATAGATGAGGTCATCCGTTACCTGTGGTTTGAGTTTAAAGTTCAAAGTTGAAAGTTAAAAAGCGCGGGGGATGCCCCTGGCTCTGAAAGGCCGTGCCCGCGCGATTACTGTTAATCGCGGGCACAGCGGTTGAAAGTCCAAAAGTCTATGTCGCGTTTTAACTTTGAACTTTTAACTTTCAACTTGCTCACTTGATCCCCGCCGCAATCTCCAGTTCACGAATGGACTGCTCCAGATAATCCAGCAACCGCTGCATGGATGGCAGGGTGCGGCGGCAGGCAATGAGACCAAACTCCAGTTGGTCCACATAGCTGGTGAGGGTGATATTCAGGGCAATGTTGTTGAGCGCGATAGACACCGGGTACATCCCCTTGAGCTCGGCGCCATTCCAGTAAAGCGGTGACTTGGGTCCGGGCACATTGGAGATGATCACGTTAAAGGCACGCCACTTGGGGGCCAGGCCGGTCAGCAGGTTGAGTCCGGTGGGCGCCATGGTCAGAGCTGTGAAGTTGAGGATCTCCTCGGGGCTCATCTGCGCGAAACGTTGCTTGGCTTCCTCGATGGAGTCGTGGATCACCTGGATACGCATGCCGGGATCACACACATGGGTGCCCAGGTTGGCCAGGATCATGCCGATCTGGTTACCGCCGGCACTGTCATCCTGACGCA
Proteins encoded in this window:
- a CDS encoding D-hexose-6-phosphate mutarotase encodes the protein MTSSISPITRGELACWQVRHRGQALVVAEQGAQVLEYRLDNEPPIIWLSEQAAYVSGAGVRGGVPVCWPWFGGLAFNPDAVQQAYSLDDPPAHGLVRSIAWTLIDQQQSDDVAELVFQPEPTQLVDACPAVQPSLKIRLDTALTLSLVNHNVGVNPVTLSQALHSYFAVSDSRQVTLQGLDQKPYVDAMDDWHSHRQSGPLTFREETDRLYLQLGPTLHIDDPGWQRRVTLTTTGSHSAVVWNPWVEKSQRLSQFAPDAWQRMLCIETARVLDDVLTLAPDERHEMSVRFVTSPL